One genomic region from Thermoleptolyngbya sichuanensis A183 encodes:
- a CDS encoding alpha/beta hydrolase, which yields MGATQLEEALPYRWAESSAGREACANDQRWLGGIVANAAPFSDWWAKARIVQLAYEPMYDADPAVYQGKADPRAIADALHNELKTHAQAFDWAQCQERYPGFCRLVDEEYVIKTLNHWKRREFTKAIGRNFEVYRYLGQEGKQGECGEWCTQNTFLVVSTASVSLAVERSLPNPKLFRPLFNVDELAEIIHQRNIRALTLRTHGYANPAGGFYKFLSDEANYLFAKPKPGGEPTDTLGEEHLYIGYHWPSEQPVFNRGLIRDSMSNLEILMKFLGSLLLLSFIPSVVLIGLTELAEKIDLVRDVGPQWHLAIAAGVFFLWLSLLMLLRSVVYQRDRYRAIHYGAPDLAEFFWRLDKSLKRLMLQDMGLPERDERVQLALKRSRKLVNLIGHSMGGLVLVNVLRVLSDRFGKDDQESNDDGLGDCLKLGKLILASPDIPLELLREGRNNYVRSAIRRCEQIYLMSSDRDIVLRYLSTLGNWFSEPSVEMSGLRLGNVFLPPNPEKEIQKTPRRKRRREQLKILLIRGAILTRQAVRPTSAYDLFENFSYLDCSKMKGVNAVALELNPFTAIPIDAINTFFYLTGRIDVHGGYFFTYTPTFKLLPFLMQVTAPSEEDVRHELDRFDERDTIRFLYRAIPTPGSVDIDTSVVESDEQSDIAIGSSEAP from the coding sequence ATGGGTGCAACACAGCTAGAGGAGGCGCTGCCCTATCGCTGGGCAGAGTCGTCAGCGGGGCGTGAGGCCTGTGCCAATGACCAGCGCTGGCTGGGGGGCATTGTGGCAAATGCGGCTCCTTTTTCGGACTGGTGGGCCAAGGCGCGAATCGTGCAGCTTGCCTACGAGCCGATGTATGACGCAGATCCCGCAGTGTATCAGGGAAAGGCCGACCCCAGGGCGATCGCCGATGCGCTCCATAACGAACTCAAAACCCATGCCCAAGCCTTTGACTGGGCCCAGTGTCAGGAGCGCTATCCCGGCTTTTGTCGGCTTGTAGACGAAGAGTACGTCATCAAAACGCTGAACCACTGGAAGCGCCGCGAGTTTACCAAAGCCATTGGGCGAAACTTTGAGGTGTATCGCTATCTGGGGCAGGAGGGCAAGCAGGGCGAATGCGGCGAGTGGTGTACCCAGAATACGTTTCTGGTGGTCAGCACGGCATCGGTGTCGCTGGCGGTCGAGCGATCGCTCCCCAACCCCAAGCTGTTTCGCCCGCTGTTTAATGTCGATGAGCTGGCGGAAATCATTCACCAGCGAAACATCCGCGCCCTGACCCTGCGGACGCACGGCTACGCCAACCCGGCGGGTGGCTTCTACAAGTTTCTTTCAGACGAAGCCAACTACCTCTTTGCCAAACCCAAACCCGGCGGGGAACCCACCGACACGCTGGGCGAAGAGCATCTCTACATCGGCTATCACTGGCCCAGCGAACAGCCCGTGTTTAACCGGGGGCTGATCCGGGACTCTATGAGCAATCTGGAAATTTTAATGAAATTTCTGGGGAGCCTGCTGCTGCTCAGCTTTATTCCCAGCGTGGTGCTGATTGGCCTCACGGAACTGGCAGAGAAGATTGACCTTGTACGGGATGTGGGGCCGCAGTGGCATCTGGCGATCGCCGCTGGGGTCTTTTTCCTGTGGCTGTCGCTGCTGATGCTGTTGCGGTCGGTGGTCTATCAGCGCGATCGCTACCGGGCGATTCACTATGGCGCACCGGATCTCGCGGAATTTTTCTGGCGGCTGGATAAATCGCTGAAGCGGCTCATGCTTCAAGACATGGGGCTGCCGGAGCGCGACGAGCGGGTTCAACTGGCCCTCAAGCGCAGCCGCAAGCTGGTGAACCTGATTGGCCACAGCATGGGCGGGCTGGTGCTGGTGAACGTGCTGCGGGTGTTGTCGGATCGCTTTGGCAAAGATGACCAGGAATCCAATGACGATGGACTGGGCGACTGCCTCAAGCTGGGCAAGCTGATTCTGGCCTCGCCCGATATTCCCCTGGAGCTGCTGCGGGAAGGGCGAAACAACTACGTCCGCTCTGCCATTCGCCGCTGCGAGCAGATTTACCTAATGTCGAGCGATCGCGACATTGTGTTGCGCTATCTCTCCACCCTGGGCAACTGGTTTAGCGAACCCAGCGTGGAAATGTCAGGTCTGCGCCTGGGAAACGTGTTTTTGCCGCCCAACCCAGAGAAAGAAATCCAAAAAACGCCCCGCCGCAAGCGCCGCCGAGAGCAGCTTAAGATTTTGCTGATTCGCGGCGCAATTTTGACTCGTCAGGCGGTGCGTCCCACGTCTGCCTATGACCTGTTTGAAAATTTCAGCTACCTGGACTGCTCCAAGATGAAGGGCGTGAACGCGGTTGCCCTGGAGCTCAACCCATTCACCGCGATTCCCATCGATGCGATTAACACGTTCTTCTATCTAACAGGGCGCATCGACGTGCATGGCGGCTACTTTTTCACCTATACGCCCACGTTCAAGCTGCTGCCTTTTTTGATGCAAGTCACTGCGCCCAGCGAAGAAGATGTCCGCCACGAACTGGATCGCTTTGATGAGCGCGACACGATTCGGTTTCTCTATCGCGCCATTCCCACACCGGGCAGCGTGGACATCGACACAAGCGTCGTCGAGTCGGACGAACAGAGCGACATCGCGATAGGATCATCAGAAGCGCCCTAA
- a CDS encoding (Fe-S)-binding protein — MQTSEPSISLSNPSFSNLDPTADLPGFDAQEPPDPKLIDACVHCGFCLSTCPSYRVIGKETDSPRGRIYLMDAINEGDAPLAASTVQHFDSCLGCLACVTTCPSGVQYDKLIAATRPQIERNFERSLPLRLLRRLIFSLFPYPSRMRLLMRPVGLYQKSGLQKLVRSLGILPQLAPQLAAMEALLPPLSPQAFQDRLPEFVPAQGKARYRVGLILGCVQRLFNPEVNEATVRVLTANGCDVVIPPAQGCCGALSHHQGQEQQAQDLARQMIDTFEQAKVDFVLINASGCGHTLKEYGHILKGDAAYGDRAQAFVQTVKDVQEFLAEVGLTTPLHPLQDDPLTLVYQDACHMLHGQKISLQPRQLLRQIPGVQLREPIDAALCCGSAGVYNILQPEVAEELGRQKVTNLLNTGASVIASANIGCFVQISHHLERQGKSVPVLHPMQLLDCSIRGVGV; from the coding sequence ATGCAAACCTCTGAGCCGTCCATTTCCCTTAGCAATCCCTCCTTTAGCAACCTCGACCCGACGGCCGACCTGCCGGGGTTCGACGCGCAGGAGCCGCCCGACCCCAAGCTGATTGATGCCTGCGTCCACTGCGGGTTTTGCCTCTCGACCTGCCCCAGCTATCGGGTGATCGGCAAGGAAACCGACTCGCCCCGCGGCCGAATCTATCTGATGGATGCGATTAATGAGGGCGATGCGCCGCTGGCGGCCAGCACGGTACAGCATTTTGATAGCTGTCTGGGATGTCTGGCCTGCGTCACCACCTGCCCCTCTGGGGTGCAGTATGACAAGCTGATCGCCGCGACGCGCCCGCAGATCGAGCGCAACTTCGAGCGATCGCTCCCCCTGCGTCTGCTGCGCCGCCTGATCTTTTCGCTGTTTCCCTATCCCAGCCGAATGCGGCTGCTGATGCGGCCCGTGGGGCTATACCAAAAATCGGGTTTGCAAAAACTCGTGCGATCGCTCGGCATTTTGCCCCAACTTGCGCCCCAGCTTGCGGCAATGGAGGCACTATTACCGCCCCTCTCGCCCCAAGCGTTTCAAGATCGCCTGCCAGAATTTGTCCCTGCTCAGGGCAAGGCGCGGTATCGCGTCGGGCTGATTCTCGGCTGTGTGCAGCGGTTATTTAACCCAGAGGTGAACGAGGCAACGGTGCGCGTGCTGACGGCCAATGGCTGCGACGTAGTGATTCCCCCAGCGCAGGGCTGCTGCGGCGCACTGTCGCACCATCAGGGGCAAGAGCAGCAGGCACAAGACTTGGCCCGGCAGATGATTGACACCTTCGAGCAGGCAAAGGTGGATTTTGTGCTGATCAACGCTTCTGGCTGTGGGCACACGCTGAAGGAATACGGGCACATTTTGAAAGGGGATGCGGCCTATGGCGATCGCGCTCAAGCCTTTGTGCAAACCGTCAAAGACGTACAGGAATTTCTCGCCGAAGTCGGGCTAACGACTCCGCTGCATCCCCTGCAAGACGACCCGCTGACGCTGGTCTATCAAGACGCTTGCCACATGCTGCACGGGCAGAAGATTAGCCTGCAACCGCGCCAGCTTTTGCGACAAATTCCCGGCGTGCAGCTTCGGGAACCCATCGATGCGGCCCTCTGCTGCGGCAGCGCGGGCGTTTACAACATCCTGCAACCCGAAGTGGCCGAGGAACTGGGGCGGCAAAAAGTCACCAATCTGCTCAACACGGGCGCATCGGTCATTGCCTCCGCCAACATCGGCTGCTTCGTGCAAATCAGCCACCACCTAGAACGCCAGGGCAAGTCGGTTCCTGTGCTGCATCCGATGCAGTTGCTCGATTGCTCGATTCGCGGCGTGGGGGTGTGA
- a CDS encoding FAD-dependent oxidoreductase, giving the protein MPPLDYDLIILGGSLAAREAAIAARMLQARVALVEPDGAEAALRQDWQHQAWIQIGRLIEGRSRLAQMGLSAFSSPPAWAAVRQWAEVIATDLAEETSLSQVAAAGVDVVVGQGEFFRRPHLGVRAGERTLRSRAYLLAPGNRVHPLEAGNFNGNFSGIFSGIFSGIFNATAEMKTLAQTPAEFWHPDHSQLPGRIAVWGEGARAVELAQALHRLGSQVTLLLDLTSNAVSHGGLPGGRLTPASRSRIACLDADLRRLLLASLEADGIAIYPADTLTEVHSHAGTVKLALPDGAQTVDCLLNAGEPVPDWDGLNLEAANIRLDADGLRVYPTLQTFNARIFACTSPSAARQQAQLAVRNAVFLPNRHLRPELLPMVIATQPAIASIGLTEAEARDLALQRWRDSHGTEVVVQTLPFKLNPKAPMQAAPTGFCKLIARRNGRILGIHLAGLDAEEALSTAAIALQEHCRVRSLAQLPVASPSTAEILRQTAIAWQQQRLAQQPRLQDWLETWQEIRRSRSRWTQL; this is encoded by the coding sequence ATGCCCCCTCTCGACTACGACCTGATCATCCTCGGCGGCTCTCTGGCAGCGCGAGAAGCGGCGATCGCCGCACGAATGCTACAGGCGCGGGTGGCGCTGGTGGAGCCGGACGGGGCCGAGGCAGCGCTGCGGCAAGACTGGCAGCATCAGGCGTGGATACAGATTGGGCGCTTGATAGAGGGGCGATCGCGCTTGGCGCAGATGGGACTGTCGGCGTTTTCATCCCCGCCCGCGTGGGCAGCAGTGCGGCAATGGGCAGAAGTTATAGCAACCGACCTGGCAGAAGAGACCTCGCTCTCGCAGGTGGCAGCGGCGGGCGTGGATGTGGTGGTGGGGCAGGGCGAATTTTTTCGACGGCCGCATCTGGGCGTGCGGGCAGGAGAGCGGACGCTGCGATCGCGGGCGTATTTGCTGGCTCCAGGGAATCGGGTGCATCCGCTAGAGGCGGGGAACTTCAATGGGAACTTCAGTGGGATCTTCAGTGGGATCTTCAGTGGGATCTTCAACGCCACGGCCGAAATGAAGACCCTTGCCCAGACTCCGGCAGAGTTTTGGCATCCTGACCACTCTCAACTGCCTGGGCGAATTGCCGTTTGGGGAGAGGGCGCACGGGCCGTAGAGCTGGCGCAAGCGCTGCATCGACTGGGCAGCCAGGTGACGCTGCTGCTGGATTTGACCTCGAATGCTGTAAGCCACGGCGGGCTTCCTGGTGGACGGTTGACACCCGCCTCGCGAAGCCGAATTGCCTGTCTCGATGCTGACCTCCGCCGCCTGCTGCTGGCCTCGCTGGAGGCAGATGGCATCGCAATCTACCCGGCGGACACACTGACCGAGGTTCATTCCCACGCCGGAACCGTGAAGCTGGCGTTGCCGGACGGAGCGCAGACAGTGGATTGCCTGCTAAATGCAGGGGAACCTGTGCCCGACTGGGACGGACTGAACCTGGAGGCGGCAAATATTCGCCTAGACGCAGACGGGCTGCGGGTTTACCCGACGCTGCAAACCTTTAATGCGCGAATCTTTGCCTGCACCAGCCCCAGCGCCGCCCGCCAGCAGGCCCAGCTTGCCGTCCGCAATGCCGTGTTTTTACCCAATCGCCATCTGCGCCCGGAACTGCTGCCGATGGTGATTGCAACGCAGCCTGCGATCGCCAGCATCGGGCTGACCGAAGCCGAGGCCCGCGATCTTGCTCTGCAACGCTGGCGCGATTCCCACGGAACCGAGGTGGTCGTGCAAACGCTGCCGTTCAAGCTCAACCCCAAAGCGCCCATGCAGGCGGCCCCCACCGGATTCTGCAAACTCATCGCCCGCCGCAATGGCCGCATCCTTGGCATCCACCTGGCGGGGCTGGATGCGGAAGAAGCGCTGTCTACGGCGGCGATCGCCCTCCAGGAACACTGCCGCGTGCGATCGCTTGCCCAACTCCCCGTCGCCTCCCCCAGCACCGCAGAAATCTTGCGGCAAACGGCGATCGCCTGGCAGCAGCAGCGCCTCGCCCAGCAGCCCCGCCTGCAAGACTGGCTCGAAACCTGGCAAGAAATTCGGCGATCGCGCTCCCGCTGGACACAGCTTTAG
- a CDS encoding S8 family serine peptidase yields MSKSTAPSGSTTPLRPFQLRKVQPAPSVPSAPFNTASLLSNPPLDPLFSDQWHLVNTGQTGGLAGIDINIANVWEDYTGAGVNVGIIDDGVEYIHDDLFVNYNSDLELDAAENNGDPAPGSIFDSHGTSVAGLIAASANAVGGVGVAPEASISALRLDFWTLDESDFIAQATAALYRAANFDVVNNSWGYVFPFYDNFFTPAYEGFGNALQNAAENGRGGLGTVVVFAGGNGRGFGDNANYHNLENSRFTIAVGAINHFGEYTFYSSPGANLLVSVPGGEFDDGIVTTDLSGRSGDDPGDYTSNFGGTSASAPIVSGVVALMLQANSSLGYRDVQEILAYSARQTDATDLGWSFNGAKNWNGGGLHVSHDYGFGLVDAHAAVRLAETWTAQSTFDNEQVVSATSTPDLEILDLDTVSDSITITEGLKIDQIEVVLDLEHTYLGALRIVLTSPDGTESVLVANPFSFDTEIKFTLSSTHHWGETGVGDWTLSITDEFGLDTGILNSWTLKLYGDALSEDDTYIYTNEFGKFSADASRTTLTDTAGTDTLNCAAVTSNLEIDLAPGANSLIAGTTLKIADGTLIENVFGGDGDDEIRGNLRDNELRGGRGDDSLKGQAGRDLLEGNQGDDILEGGDGADRLLGDVGSDRLIGGRGNDTLNGGEGSDRFEFRGTSPFSAATFGVDTIADFNWFEGDQIVLSKRVFTALTSSVGNGFSKANEFAVVSSDRAAGRSRAFIVYNQSTGALFYNQNGSANGLGAGGKFASLAGTPWMEGIDFAIVA; encoded by the coding sequence ATGTCTAAGTCCACTGCCCCCTCTGGATCGACGACTCCGCTCCGCCCATTTCAGCTCCGCAAAGTTCAGCCTGCTCCGTCTGTTCCGTCTGCTCCATTCAATACCGCAAGTCTCCTCAGCAATCCGCCACTCGACCCGCTCTTTTCTGACCAATGGCACCTGGTTAACACCGGACAAACTGGCGGCTTGGCCGGAATCGACATTAATATCGCAAACGTCTGGGAAGACTACACAGGCGCGGGTGTGAACGTCGGCATCATCGACGACGGTGTGGAATACATCCACGACGACCTGTTCGTGAATTACAACAGCGATTTGGAACTGGATGCCGCCGAAAACAACGGCGACCCCGCGCCTGGATCTATATTTGACTCTCACGGAACCTCGGTAGCAGGGCTGATCGCCGCTTCTGCCAACGCGGTTGGTGGGGTGGGTGTTGCGCCAGAGGCCAGTATTTCGGCGCTGCGGCTCGATTTTTGGACGCTCGACGAGTCAGATTTCATTGCCCAGGCCACAGCGGCGCTGTACCGAGCCGCCAACTTTGACGTGGTGAACAATAGCTGGGGCTACGTCTTCCCGTTCTATGACAATTTCTTTACCCCTGCCTACGAAGGCTTTGGCAATGCGCTGCAAAACGCTGCCGAAAACGGGCGCGGCGGGTTGGGAACGGTGGTCGTGTTTGCGGGCGGAAACGGGCGCGGTTTTGGCGACAACGCCAACTATCACAACCTAGAAAACTCTCGCTTCACGATTGCCGTTGGGGCGATCAACCACTTCGGGGAATACACCTTCTACAGTTCGCCAGGAGCCAACCTGCTGGTGTCTGTGCCCGGTGGGGAATTTGACGACGGTATTGTTACCACTGACCTATCGGGGCGGTCAGGAGACGACCCCGGCGACTACACTAGCAACTTTGGCGGCACCTCTGCCTCTGCCCCCATCGTCAGCGGGGTGGTGGCGCTGATGCTGCAAGCCAACTCGTCCCTGGGCTATCGGGATGTGCAGGAAATTCTGGCCTACTCGGCTCGCCAGACCGACGCGACCGATTTGGGCTGGTCGTTTAACGGCGCAAAGAACTGGAACGGCGGCGGGCTGCATGTCAGCCATGACTATGGGTTTGGGCTGGTGGATGCCCATGCGGCCGTGCGCCTGGCGGAAACCTGGACGGCCCAGAGTACCTTCGACAATGAGCAGGTCGTGAGCGCCACCAGCACGCCAGACCTGGAGATCCTTGACCTGGATACGGTCAGCGACTCGATTACGATTACGGAGGGGCTGAAGATTGACCAGATCGAGGTGGTGCTGGATCTGGAGCATACCTATCTGGGCGCTCTGCGAATTGTGCTGACTTCGCCCGACGGCACCGAAAGCGTGCTGGTGGCCAATCCCTTTAGCTTCGATACAGAAATCAAATTCACCCTGAGCAGTACCCACCACTGGGGCGAGACGGGTGTGGGCGACTGGACGCTGAGCATTACCGACGAGTTTGGGCTGGATACGGGCATTCTCAATAGCTGGACGCTGAAGCTCTACGGCGACGCGCTCAGCGAGGACGACACGTATATCTATACCAACGAGTTTGGCAAGTTCAGCGCGGATGCTAGCCGCACGACGCTGACCGACACCGCAGGCACCGACACGCTCAACTGTGCGGCGGTGACCTCGAATCTGGAAATTGACCTGGCCCCAGGGGCGAATAGCCTGATTGCGGGTACGACGCTGAAGATCGCCGACGGAACCCTGATCGAAAACGTCTTTGGCGGCGACGGGGATGATGAGATTCGCGGCAACCTCCGCGACAACGAACTGCGGGGCGGACGGGGTGATGACAGCCTGAAGGGGCAGGCCGGCCGCGATCTGCTGGAAGGCAACCAGGGCGACGACATCCTGGAAGGAGGCGACGGGGCCGATCGGCTGTTGGGGGATGTGGGCAGCGATCGCCTCATTGGGGGGCGCGGCAACGACACGCTGAACGGCGGCGAAGGGAGCGATCGCTTCGAGTTTCGCGGCACGAGTCCCTTTTCGGCAGCCACTTTCGGCGTGGATACAATCGCTGATTTCAACTGGTTTGAAGGCGATCAGATTGTCCTTAGCAAGCGCGTGTTTACCGCGTTAACCAGCAGCGTGGGTAATGGGTTTAGCAAGGCCAATGAGTTTGCCGTGGTGAGTAGCGATCGCGCTGCGGGCCGAAGCCGCGCCTTCATCGTCTATAACCAGTCCACGGGTGCCCTGTTCTATAACCAAAACGGCAGCGCCAACGGGCTGGGCGCAGGCGGCAAGTTTGCTTCGCTGGCGGGTACGCCCTGGATGGAGGGCATCGACTTTGCCATCGTTGCCTAG
- a CDS encoding S8 family serine peptidase, with protein sequence MSIEDKISPAFDPLLAERKSNEKIDAIVIYESPKLEDLPTLEELRSNKTRLSYLKERAKHQQAIQAQLFESYQTQGAKHFQSHEEPAIAQIGSGALPVAAVEVTRNSLPMLARHPNVVAILPNQRVRLIQPQDVSYELPDRQELEQGATWGLQYLEIPELWETTKGAGVRVAVLDTGVYGEHPALQDRVKEFVVIDPLGRTIKTSTSFDSDQHGTHVCGTIAGGQTPQGLAIGVAPEADLVVGGVLNGSGTTIALVRGLVWAVENGAQVINMSLGFSYYDPRFGLIFEELMQQYGIASVVAIGNSNHGNSCSPGNAYSAFAVGAVGRMSRNRADVAFFSSGASLVYPDPNHQLVTKPDIVAPGCNVYSCIPPEGESEGHEYAVMDGTSMATPHVSGAIALLMAAKPDVPTTAILEALCQTAKHPDGDKYRPDNRWGYGLIQPLEALEALNS encoded by the coding sequence ATGAGCATCGAAGATAAGATCTCGCCTGCCTTTGACCCGCTGCTTGCCGAGCGAAAATCCAACGAAAAGATTGATGCAATCGTCATCTACGAATCTCCCAAGCTAGAAGACTTGCCGACGCTGGAGGAATTGCGAAGCAACAAAACGCGCCTGAGCTATCTCAAAGAGCGGGCCAAGCATCAGCAGGCAATCCAGGCGCAGTTGTTTGAGAGCTATCAGACGCAGGGAGCAAAGCATTTCCAGAGCCACGAAGAACCGGCGATCGCCCAGATTGGCTCTGGAGCCTTGCCGGTGGCAGCCGTCGAGGTAACCCGCAATTCCCTACCTATGCTGGCCCGCCATCCCAACGTGGTTGCCATATTGCCCAACCAGCGCGTTAGGCTGATCCAGCCGCAGGACGTGTCCTACGAGTTGCCCGATCGCCAAGAGCTAGAGCAGGGCGCAACCTGGGGTCTGCAATATCTGGAAATTCCCGAACTGTGGGAAACCACCAAGGGCGCGGGCGTGCGCGTGGCCGTGCTGGATACGGGCGTTTATGGCGAACACCCGGCGCTTCAGGATCGCGTGAAAGAGTTTGTGGTGATCGATCCACTCGGCCGCACGATTAAGACCTCGACCAGCTTCGACAGCGACCAGCACGGCACGCACGTCTGCGGCACGATCGCAGGGGGGCAAACGCCGCAGGGACTCGCCATTGGGGTTGCGCCAGAGGCCGACTTGGTGGTGGGCGGCGTGCTGAACGGCTCTGGCACAACGATCGCCCTGGTGCGCGGCCTCGTGTGGGCGGTGGAAAACGGAGCGCAGGTGATCAATATGTCCCTGGGGTTCAGTTACTACGACCCCCGATTTGGGCTGATTTTTGAGGAACTGATGCAGCAGTATGGGATTGCCTCGGTGGTGGCGATTGGCAACAGCAACCACGGCAATTCTTGTTCTCCAGGGAATGCCTACAGCGCCTTTGCGGTCGGCGCGGTGGGTCGCATGTCTCGCAACCGAGCCGATGTCGCCTTTTTCAGCAGCGGAGCCAGTCTGGTCTATCCCGACCCCAACCATCAACTGGTGACGAAGCCCGATATCGTTGCCCCTGGCTGCAATGTGTATTCTTGCATTCCGCCGGAGGGCGAATCGGAAGGGCACGAGTACGCCGTGATGGATGGTACTTCGATGGCTACGCCACACGTTTCTGGGGCGATCGCCCTGCTGATGGCCGCCAAGCCCGACGTACCCACGACCGCAATCCTAGAAGCCCTCTGCCAGACCGCCAAACATCCCGATGGCGACAAATATCGTCCCGACAATCGCTGGGGCTATGGGCTGATTCAGCCGCTAGAAGCGCTCGAAGCGCTGAATTCTTAG
- a CDS encoding ABA4-like family protein — protein MMLELLFNAANLFVLPFWALMIFLPNWGMTRRVMQSYLPFVALAGLYVYLFASNLTTTSAQDFASAQLADIARLFSNEAIAATGWVHYLVMDLFVGRWIYWEGQRTGVWTVHSLALCLFAGPMGLLSHLITSWLWRSKSPETTPSEAATASPDST, from the coding sequence ATCATGCTCGAACTCCTTTTTAACGCTGCTAACCTCTTCGTGCTGCCCTTCTGGGCGCTGATGATTTTCTTGCCCAATTGGGGCATGACGCGCCGGGTGATGCAGTCCTACCTGCCCTTTGTGGCGCTGGCGGGGCTGTATGTATACCTGTTTGCCAGCAACCTCACCACGACCTCTGCTCAGGATTTTGCCAGCGCTCAGCTTGCGGACATTGCGCGGCTATTTAGCAATGAGGCGATCGCCGCAACGGGCTGGGTGCATTATCTGGTCATGGATTTGTTTGTGGGGCGCTGGATTTATTGGGAAGGACAGCGGACAGGCGTGTGGACGGTGCATTCCCTGGCGCTATGCCTGTTTGCCGGGCCGATGGGGCTACTGTCGCACCTGATCACAAGCTGGCTCTGGCGCAGCAAATCGCCGGAAACTACCCCCTCGGAAGCAGCCACCGCCTCACCCGACTCGACCTAG
- a CDS encoding acyl-CoA desaturase yields MTIAPLTRQKPRYVVLLFMVGVHLGALLALLPGMFNWGAIALLVFLHWVTGGLGITLGWHRLVSHRSFQVPKWLEYLLVFFGTLSMQGGPLEWVGLHRHHHVHSDQERDHHDSGRGFWWSHMGWMFYDVPAMAETDRYTRDISGDPVYQFFQRHFFWIQVAFGGLLYLLGGWPFVIWGVFVRLVVVYHCTWLVNSATHRFGYRSYDSGDRSTNCWWVALLTYGEGWHNNHHAFQYSARHGLAWWELDLTWATIALLQKLGLATQVKLPSAKA; encoded by the coding sequence ATGACTATTGCTCCGTTAACTCGACAAAAGCCCCGATACGTCGTCCTGCTATTTATGGTGGGCGTGCATTTGGGGGCGCTGCTGGCGCTGTTGCCAGGAATGTTTAACTGGGGGGCGATCGCCCTTCTCGTCTTTCTGCATTGGGTGACAGGCGGGTTGGGCATCACCCTGGGCTGGCATCGGCTCGTTAGCCACCGCAGCTTTCAGGTGCCCAAGTGGCTGGAATATCTGCTGGTGTTTTTTGGCACGCTGAGTATGCAGGGCGGCCCGCTGGAGTGGGTCGGGCTGCACCGTCACCACCACGTCCATTCCGATCAGGAGCGCGACCACCACGACTCTGGCCGCGGCTTTTGGTGGAGCCACATGGGCTGGATGTTTTACGATGTGCCCGCCATGGCCGAAACCGACCGCTACACCCGCGATATTTCTGGCGATCCGGTTTATCAATTTTTTCAGCGGCATTTCTTCTGGATTCAGGTGGCGTTTGGCGGGTTGCTATACCTGCTGGGGGGCTGGCCGTTTGTAATTTGGGGCGTGTTTGTGCGGCTGGTGGTGGTATATCACTGCACCTGGCTGGTGAACAGCGCCACCCACCGCTTTGGCTATCGCAGCTATGATTCGGGCGATCGCTCGACCAACTGCTGGTGGGTGGCCCTGCTGACCTACGGCGAAGGCTGGCACAATAACCACCACGCCTTCCAGTATTCCGCCCGCCACGGACTGGCCTGGTGGGAGCTTGACCTCACCTGGGCGACGATCGCCCTGCTGCAAAAGCTGGGACTTGCTACTCAGGTCAAGCTGCCCAGCGCCAAGGCTTAG